The genomic interval TCCACCGCGGCGCGGTCGCGGACGTCCGCCTCGCGGAACGCGACGCGGCCACCCCCGGACGAGCGCAGCGTCTGGGCGTTCCGCCCGGTGCCCGGCCGCGCCAGCGAGTCCAGGGCGACGACCTCCCGCCCCTCGGCGGCGAGCGCGAGGCACAGGTTCGTGCCGATGAAGCCGGCGCCGCCGAGCACGAGCACCGGCCCCGGGGGCAGGTGCCCGAAGCGATCGGCGCCGCCTGCGGCGTGGGAGGGCGAGCCGATCAAACCGTCAGCCCCCGCTCGGCGAGCTCGCGACCCGCGGCCTCGACGTTGTCCTGGGCCTCCTGCGTCTCCAGCCACCCGGCCAGCTCGGCCATGCCCTCCACCAGCGAAACCTTCGGGGCGAAGCCCAGCTCCCGCTCCGCCTTGCCGGTGTCCGCGAAGCAGTGGCGGATGTCGCCGATCCGGAAGTTGCCGGTGAGCTCGGGGGTGAGGTCGTCGCGCCCGAGCACCGAGGCGAGCTGCTCGGCGAGCTCGCGGATGCACACCGACGCGCCGCTGCCGATGTTGAACACCCCGGCGGGCAGCGCGTCGTCCAGGGTCGAGGCGACGACCGCGTCGGCGACGTCGTGGACCGAGACGAAGTCGCGCCGCTGCTGCCCGTCCTCGAAGACCCGCGGCCGCCGCCCGTTGAGCAGGCGGCTGGCGAAGATCGCGATCACGCCGGTGTACGGGTTGCTGAGCGCCTGCCGCGGCCCGTAGACGTTGAAGAAGCGCAGCGCCGTCGTGGGGATCCCGTAGGCGTCGCCGACGATGCCGCACATCTGCTCCTGCACCAGCTTCCCCAGCGCGTACACGCTGCTGCAGTCGGTCGGCTTGTCCTCGGCGGTCGGCCGCGGCACGAGCGGGCGGCCGGCGCCGTCCATCGGCTCCCAGCGGTCGTTCTCGAGGTCCTCGCGCCGGCGGCCGGTCGCCTCGGGCGGCACCGCGTCGCCGTCGGCGTCCTCGTAGCGACCCTCGCCGTAGACGGACATGCTCGACGCCACGGTCAGCCGCTTCACCGCGCCGCGGCGGCGGACGATCGCCTCGAGCAGCTGGGCCGTGGCGAGGTCGTTCGCCCGCGTGTAGCCGGCGATCTCGTACATGCTCTGGCCGACGCCCACCGCGGCGGCGAGGTGGATCACCCGGTCCACCCCCTCCACCGCCGCGTCGGCCACGCCCGGGTCGGCCAGGTCGCCGCGGACGGCCTCCGCGGTCGGGTCGAGGTGCTCGGGGAAGGCCGCGATCGACGCGTGGGCGCCGCCTCCGGTCGTGGCGGCGTGGACCTGCGGGTCGAGCGCGTCGACCACCCGCACGCGGTGCCCCGCCTGGAGCAGCCGGTCGACCACATGGCTCCCGATGAAGCCGGCGCCGCCGGTGACCAGGACGTGAGAAGGCATGCGGGGCTCCGGGGGCGCGAACGCCGGCGGCGGGGTGCACACCGGACAGGCCTTTGTAGGCGGCAGCGGCTTCATCTTCCCGTCAGGCCG from Phycisphaera mikurensis NBRC 102666 carries:
- a CDS encoding NAD-dependent epimerase/dehydratase family protein, encoding MPSHVLVTGGAGFIGSHVVDRLLQAGHRVRVVDALDPQVHAATTGGGAHASIAAFPEHLDPTAEAVRGDLADPGVADAAVEGVDRVIHLAAAVGVGQSMYEIAGYTRANDLATAQLLEAIVRRRGAVKRLTVASSMSVYGEGRYEDADGDAVPPEATGRRREDLENDRWEPMDGAGRPLVPRPTAEDKPTDCSSVYALGKLVQEQMCGIVGDAYGIPTTALRFFNVYGPRQALSNPYTGVIAIFASRLLNGRRPRVFEDGQQRRDFVSVHDVADAVVASTLDDALPAGVFNIGSGASVCIRELAEQLASVLGRDDLTPELTGNFRIGDIRHCFADTGKAERELGFAPKVSLVEGMAELAGWLETQEAQDNVEAAGRELAERGLTV